Genomic DNA from Solanum dulcamara chromosome 4, daSolDulc1.2, whole genome shotgun sequence:
CTGTCAATGCCCCTCTAATTGACAAGATGCTTGAGTTTCCACTAGCTTCATATGAAGATCCTTTCCATCCTATACGCCgaacatcatcaaactctgcaCAAGGTTCCTCTGGCTCACCAGAAGCTGAGTATTCAGTTATGAAAGACAAATGTACCATACAGATTCCTGACAGTAAATTTGATCGAATGAGTTCCAATGATGCTTGGCAAGGGTTTGAAGGCCCCATGGTGCATGTGGATAGAGAGGATATAACTGATTCTTCTGATCAAAATGCCACTGCTGGTGCATCTAGCCGAACCTCATCTGACACAAGACGTCGCCGTTTTAACATGTCATCTTATAAGCAACGGGCCGAAGCCCTGGAGGGACTACTTGAGTTCAGTGCTAGACTCTTGCAAGAAGACAGATTCGATGAACTTGGTGTCTTATTGAAGCCATTTGGACCTGAAAAGGTTTCTCCGAGGGAAACTGCTATTTGGTTGACCAAGAGCATCAAGGCAAATGCTCCTAAACAGGAAGATTAgctctaagaaaattcaatgtGTATAAAGTAGTCTTTGCTGTAATATTTTCTGTAGGTGCCCAGATTTTGCTACGTAGAGGCATAGTCATAAGCTGAAACGGTAATTCATAGCTAGGATCTCCTGTTACCCTTACCCCTTGCATATTTAGCAAATTCACTAAGTACTGAAAGGATAATGTGGATGAGAAAACAGGTTCTTTGATTCCACTGGAAATATTATTTCTTATGGATGGTCCCAATGTTAGCATCTATTTTTGCCGAATTAGAGAATGCTTGTTATGCTTcttgtctcttttatttttgggtGCATTTACTCGACTTGAGAGACCAAGCTAAAGAATTTTAAACCCCAGTTTTCATCAGAAGTTGGGTGTTACCCCAATTTTTGGTGTCAGGTTGCGGTTCTCCTTATGCACTTGGATGCTCTAATAACAGAGATATTTTAAATGGAGTTTGACTGGACAAGATGGAAACAGTATGTGCTCAGAGGAGGCTGATGTAAATGGCTGAGACAGAGAACAATAAGTAGCTATAAATCTCATGTGCTAGCCACTCTTACCTTATAGACAGTAAGAGATCTTCCAGAGGTCAAATAGTAGACACTATGGTGGCAGAATCAACCTTGGCATGCTTGATGGACGTCGCTTGTTTGTAGAGCTTAAGTAACCAAGCTTCATGGCTTTCTGGGACATTGTGTCTCCTGCTATGAGTAGGTGTTTCTTCCCTTCTAGAGTCAGGTATGCCTGTTATCCCATCCATTGATGGTGTGCGCTTGCTTTTTCTTTTAATGCTCCAATTGGGTCGTTGTCTGGGTTCACTATGTGACCTTGCTTTTGCTCTTGAGGATTCTGTATTGGACATGTATGTTAGTGCTAAAGTAGCACTAGAAAATATGGAGTTTGGATTTTCTGAGTGTGGAATGGAAAATGGGGTTTTGGAAGATGTGGTTGTTGACACATTAGAGCCATGTTCAAAACCTTTTTCTGGCGTCTTGAAGGAAAGATCCTCTAAATGCATATCATAACTTATTGTGCTCATATCACTCAGTGTAGCGGGACTTGGACATGTATGAAGTACTTGATGACTCCTTGTTGACACTGAAAGGCAACGAGACTCAGAGGTGCTCAATCCATTTTCCATTCCAGAAGATTTGTTTTTCATGCTATTTTTCTTCTGAACTCTCTCTTTTTCATGAATGCTAACATCCATCTTTTCCTGCCATTTAAAAGCTTGTCATTTCCATTATGTCGGTACACTCAAAATTCTGCATGAGGAGAAGAGGGGACTTACAATGCTGCAGGCTCTGGTAAGCTGATTGTTCTCAGATGATACTTTCTGACTCTTTCTTGAGTTTGGGGTATGTGCTTCTTCGGCCATCTGAACTCTTTGAAAACGAGCCCTTAGTTGAATGACCATAAGAGAGTGCATACTTTTGACCATTGCTGCTGTCTGTTTCCTCACTAGGTGACCCCTTACCAGTGCCTGTAATCTAACTAGGCTTCTTAGGGCACGCAATGCTTTCCTAGCCTGCATAACATCAGTCATGCTTTCAAACCAACTTTCACCTTTTCGAATTTAACATTATTTATTTAGTCCTACATAGTTTAGCTGTGCATGTTCATTCACCTTATGGTGAGAACAAGGTCCTCCCCATAATAGGTAACTTAGTGCAAATTATGAGGATCAAATGAAACCAAGAATGCTTTACATAGGTTTAAAAATAAACAAGAATATACTCATAGTTTGAATGGTACCAAATAAGAACGGAAAACAGCTTGGATTTTGGTGGCAGCTGCATCCTTAACACGTCTGGTAATGTATGCCTTTGGTTCTATAGTTCCTTTTGCTGTTAGGTTTGCTTTGTGGTGTTTCTCCAGAATGTCAAACTCCAGCATTGAACCTTGTGTGTTTAGTTGGTGATCAAAAGTTAAGTCGAAAGACCTATTACTCTTGTGGCTGTTTCTCTCCATGCTTGATGATTTCTTGAAACTCCATCTCCTTTTCGCCTTTGGAGTTGTTGGGGTTCCCGTACTTTCTATTGACTTgtattctttcttttccctttcctCCTTTTTCCCCATCACCATTAGGAAGCTTCTGATCCATTTACCTGCCTTCCCCATTTCTTGTATTACC
This window encodes:
- the LOC129884702 gene encoding protein IQ-DOMAIN 19-like; the protein is MGKAGKWIRSFLMVMGKKEEREKKEYKSIESTGTPTTPKAKRRWSFKKSSSMERNSHKSNRSFDLTFDHQLNTQGSMLEFDILEKHHKANLTAKGTIEPKAYITRRVKDAAATKIQAVFRSYLARKALRALRSLVRLQALVRGHLVRKQTAAMVKSMHSLMVIQLRARFQRVQMAEEAHTPNSRKSQKVSSENNQLTRACSIEKMDVSIHEKERVQKKNSMKNKSSGMENGLSTSESRCLSVSTRSHQVLHTCPSPATLSDMSTISYDMHLEDLSFKTPEKGFEHGSNVSTTTSSKTPFSIPHSENPNSIFSSATLALTYMSNTESSRAKARSHSEPRQRPNWSIKRKSKRTPSMDGITGIPDSRREETPTHSRRHNVPESHEAWLLKLYKQATSIKHAKVDSATIVSTI